The nucleotide sequence TAATACTCcaagtattaatataaaaaatatatattttacaaaaaaaaaaaagtaaccaatTTTTTCTTTAAACTCAGTGTTCCTGTCAATGTTTCCAGagtttttttatgcataatagtAACCCTAGAATGTGATCATACAGTTTAAAATCGCTATCTAGATATCAAACTCTTACTTTTATGACTGCAGAAATATGTTATTTCAGTACACACAGTATCCCAATTGTGACcggacaaaaaacaaaaatttttcacacacttttccaaaaataattaataaaaattattattatttcaaagggttactATTGAAACATCAAttggatattttcatgtctgGGAAAAATTTGGGATTAAATGGGTTAAGTTAACCCTCTTTGTACaatgttaaaaggatagttcatccaaaaaaattaatctgatgtttatctgcttactccaaaggcatccaagatgtaggtgaattTGTTTCTTCCGTAGAACACAAACTAAGATTTTTAACTAGAGTTATAACTTTAACTCAGATTATCGGTTTTATAAACACCCATTGACTGCCCTTAtgtgactgacagactgcagcgGTTTGAATTAGAAATCTTCATTTGTCTTCTGCTGATAAAACAGTCACCTACACCTTGGATGCTCTGGGGGTAAACagataaaatctttttttatctattttggggtgaattatccctttaatgtgtACCTGCTGTCCAGTAGCTGCCCCTGATTTCAGTAAATCAGAAACCAAATCTGAACTTGGCTGGAACAAATGATATTTATAGAAAAGTGTATCGTGGATTTATAGACTTTGAGCCGCAAATGCCAATAAGCCATTACATATCAAATAAACTATAAtacgttttttaaaatgttggaAACATTTATACATAACACAATTGATATTAAACAGAAGCATAAATGTGAATAAATGTACAGAAAAGTCATAAGTAGTAATAACCACTCTGAAACTGACTTGTTCATTAAATAACAACAGCTACTGAGAAGTCTCTTTCCAATaagctttattgtacactttgaTACACCGGTGAGAGAGACTGACATAGGAAAGCCCAAGGAGAGCTGTATAGGTTTATGCCTGCTGTTGCTCTGCCATCATTCTCTCCTTCTGTTTCATCAGACACTTTCGTCCGCTAGCGTACGCACCAAGATCCCCATCTAGAAGAATTAAAGATATTAAGAGCCAGAAAATAACTCGTGGACATTTCTATAAACGCTTTTGATTTCCTTGTCAACTTAAAAGGCACTGTAGGCAACATCTAGTACAACTTACCTGCTCCCATGGTGTTAtatattgaatgtattttaaacgACACTGCTAATAGCAAATGAAAAAGACTTCTATCAGACATGATACTCACAGCGTGACTGAAAGGCCTTGGAAACTTGCTCAAACTGCTGCAATTCTTTATAACAGTTCTGTCTGTAACTGGGACCCTCACGCTGCTGGCAGGCCCGAAGACGCTCCTGGATCACCTTCACGATCTCCTGATCCACCTTACTGCAGACaaagaaaaatactttattatGTAATGCAGTGCTTAATGATATAGTACTACAAGTCCTTCTGAAGCAACATACTAGTCTCTTCTCCACTGCATCTCGGCCTCATAATAGCACACGTAATCTCCCTCCTGGCACTGGGTCAGCTCAGGAACACGGCGAAACTTCTGGTGGTAGTAGTGAGACTTCTTCCCGCTCTGGATGCCTTCGACGGCCTCTGGTAGATCAAGAAGCAGGGCAATTAAATAAGGCTGGTGAATTACAAGCCAAGCAGACTTTGGTTGCCATTTCGTTTGagtcattaaaaattaaaataagctggaaactctcaggccatccaagagattgtttcttcatgggaacagatttggagaaattcagcattacatcacttgctcaccaacggatcctctggagtgaatgggtgccgtcaaaatgagagatgattaaacatctgattaaaataaactgaattaatcTACATGACTCCAGATAATAAATTAATGTCTAATGAAGCAAAAAGCTTTGTTTATATACAAattcatcaagatgtttttaacttaacACCAGCTAAAATATTAATcctctataatattgctttctccggtGTAAAATGtgccttgtctgaatcaggagagaaatatgcacagatcaagcactgtctataagaacagaaaacaaatatgacaaatatataaacaaatatgttggtggattttgatgtgggaGGACAACAGGGTATGAACTTTTTCACTACAAGAAAAATTATTAAGAATTATGGACTCGCTAGAAATGTTGGTTTAAAGTCAAAAACTCCTCAATGGATTTggttcttacaaacatgcagctttccaCTTGACAatatgatggactggagtcatgtggattacttttttcatgtggatgttttttttaagatgtttggactctcattctgatggcacccattcactgcagaggatccattggtgaacaagtgatgcattggtacatttctccaaatctgttccttgGATGGGTCTGAGTgagagtaaattttcagcatattttggGGTAGACTATTTCTTCAATGAAGTATTTCTTTAATTCTGATAAGACAATAAATGAAACTAAACcaatcccccccaaaaaacccAAGAAAATCTAAATAGTTAATATTTCCAATACTCATAACTCAAAAACTGATGCAACTTAACATAAGGGTTAAACGTTTGTGTTTGATATCAAACAACATGGACACTTGCACTGCACCTGGCGTACAGCGTGAGTTTTCAGAAATTACGTCCCCTAATACAAAGGTTAAAACACAAATGCATGTCCATAATTTCACTTTGACAATTCAAGGGTTACTATATCTCAGCCTGGATGAATAAGCATGTGTAAACAAGCAGTATCTCAGATGCATTAGTGTGGAGGCGCTTCACCTCTGAATGTAGTCACTGGCAGATCCACCGAGTAGTAGAAGAGCTTCGACAGTATTAAAGCTGGATTCGGCAGAAGCGACTTTCTATCCTCCACCGGGGTCCGACTGGAAGGCTCTGGATACACATCTTTATCGTGATCTTTCGGCATTTTCGACCATTAATTGGAAAGGAAGTCTCAAAAATCCTTTAATCGACCTCAAGCTGCCGTCGCTCTCCTCCACAGTGCGCATGCGCGCTTCTCACAACATGGCGAGAAAGGTCATCAAACTGTGACGAATAAACCTACTGTCTATGGAATAAACCGAGCGAAAATGACTTTGATTTGATTGAATTCTAATCGTTTTGATTAAACAAATATGCCATTAATccgttaaaaatagtattttatctCCAAGATTCGTTTGTAAACATCCAGGTTGAAGGTGAAAGGTTATAGATGCTGTTTTATCTTTCTACAAGTAGATGTCGTCTTTGCACTCATATGATATTGGATACATAAAAGttgtactgtacattataaaactaaaataataataataaattgatttataaaatataaatacaaatattttaatatgtttgatTTGTGCATGACCCTCTTGTTTTATTCCACAGTCAAGAATGAAGAACAGAAGAGCCAGATGTTGGATAAGCATGTGAGGATGTTTCAGTGAGAGCGCATGGAGAAGCTcggatgtgttttgtgtgtggatGGCGTGTGAAAAGCTCTGATGAAAAGCCCACAGAGGAAAGATCAGAGAGCAATGATGTGTAAACAACCTCGTGGGGAACACGAAGAAGATCACTCCCAATAAATACGCACAATGCAAGATCAGATCTTTTATAATATTCATGATTTACTCAATTGTACagaagtctggggtcagtaaggtgttttaatgtttttgaaagaagtctctttttatgctcaccaaggctgtgtttatttgatagaaaaatacagtacagtaaaaaaaaaaaaaataatattttaaaatgtaatttattcctgtcatgcaaagctgaatattcagcatcattactccatgatccttcagaaataattttattctaatattctgatttgatgctcaaaaaaaacatttcttattattatcaatgttgaaaacagttgtgctgcttcgtaTTCTTCTGGAAAGCCATGATACTTCTTCTTTAGAGTTCAAAAGAAGAGTATTGATTTCAACTAGAAATCATTTGTATGCTGaatagaattaaattaaaacaattaaataaataaaaaaaacttactgaccccaaacttttaaaggtACATTTGATCTTAGTTATAGATCAGTTACCTTTTAAAGAAAATCATTTGGTTAGTTGATAACATGAGAATCACAAGTGCTGATTGAATCATTTCTGCAGCCCCACTTGGTCATGTAGAGATAATCTTTTAGATATTGTTTAGCACATTTACCTCTTGAAATAATTCAtccaatagcatatttagaacaATAAAAAGATGCAAACGACTGTACTGTAGATCACCGTTTCAGTCACTGCAGAGATTTCAATCACTAAATCTTGCCTGCATGTAAACTTTTGGATATTTCTGCTGTTACATATTAAACCCAAGAGATGTACAAAGTCTAAACTCCTCAGCGAAGATCTCTATAGAGGTCAATAAAAGCAACCTATGCCAGGActgcaaatgaaatatttgtgtttgtatgtggtattttatttgcattttatgggttaactaagaaaaaaacattagctataaatagagatgttccgataccctttttctcttcccgataccgattccgatacctgggctcagggtatcggccgataccgagtactgatccgatacctgggtgtgtatctgtatatacagctgtatatactactagccctgtgtaaattgctagaatttttttatggtgtgcttcagacagatccctca is from Carassius auratus strain Wakin chromosome 28, ASM336829v1, whole genome shotgun sequence and encodes:
- the ndufb10 gene encoding NADH dehydrogenase [ubiquinone] 1 beta subcomplex subunit 10 — translated: MPKDHDKDVYPEPSSRTPVEDRKSLLPNPALILSKLFYYSVDLPVTTFREAVEGIQSGKKSHYYHQKFRRVPELTQCQEGDYVCYYEAEMQWRRDYKVDQEIVKVIQERLRACQQREGPSYRQNCYKELQQFEQVSKAFQSRYGDLGAYASGRKCLMKQKERMMAEQQQA